The region TCTTGAAAAATTCGGGGAGGCTATCAGCGACTTTTACAACGCCCTTGGCGTTATTGCCCGTGCCGAAGGGATCTGTACCTCTTTCCCAAAAATATACCGCACCGTTATCCGGATCCTTGCCATCCATCAGTAGATAGGAGTGGCCGGCATCGGCGGAACCGAAAAACACCATTGGCAATGTAAACTGGTCAGGCCATGCCGATCCAGATATAAAGGTTTCATGGAGAGAAACAATATTATCGAAATCTGAAACCAGCACCTGTACATCATGAACTGAGCGGCTACCGTCGTCATACTGCACTAAGAATGAATCATTACATTCGGTTCCGCAGTGACCATATTTCCTCAACACATCAGCCAAGTCGCTTGGTATGGTAAGCCCGGTAAGCTCGGAAAATCGATTGAAATTTCCGGTATCCCAGGTGGTGTTCGGCACAACCTGGAAGTCACAGTTATCCTGTAAAAACTTAATCGCTTGGTTGAGGTCAGGCATCATCGAGTCTAATCCTAGTATGCGGGGTCGTTTACTGCAGAGGCACCACCACTATGGGCACCTCCTCCTTGAGCGGTATTATGGATATTTGAATCGACCAACTGCATCGTCGATGTGTCTTCGTTATGGTGCCACGTGAACCCTTTTTCGTCCGTAGTCTTGCTCTAGTTACCGTACTTTTCCTTCAATGGGGCAACGGCTTGCCCCACGTCGCCGTCCGGTCCTCGTGCAAGATTTCCTTTCATGTTGGATATGCGGGTCTGAATGGGCTGACCATCAGGACCATTCTTCATGAAAGGTGAGAAATCCGGCTTTCCGTTTTTGTAACTTATGCCGTCTTGACCATAGTCTTTTAATGACTTTTCCGCATTTGTTCCTGGCTCGGGCGTCCACTTGCTATTGCCTGTTTCGCCTGACCATGTGCCTCCGCGGGGAATATTTTTGTACTTACCGCCATCCTTGTACTCGTCGACCTTTTTACGGCGGCATTCTTTTGTCTTGCATTTTTTAAGGTCTTCCTGGAGCTTTTTGTAAGCCTGGCCACGCTTAGACGCCCAGTACTTCGAAGCCGCTGCACTCTTTCTCACGTGCTCCTCTAGAGCCTTGACCTTGCGTTGCGCGGCAGCCACCTGGCTAACCAACTTCTCGGCATAACGAGCAATCTTGGTGCCTTTTACGCCCGCTTTCGCAGCATCACCCCACCCTGGTACCAGGCCGAAAATATCAAGGCCGGCATCAGCCCAATTGCCAGACCAAGCATTGCCGATCGCGCTGGCTACATCGACAACGCCGCCTACGACCGGCACAGACGAGGCCGCCAACCAACCGGCTTCCTTTGCGATCTCCGTGTAGCGCTGGTTGAGCATATCCACATCGGCGCGAGCAAGTTCCAGCTCGCGCGAGTCGGGAACATTAACGAGATCATCAAGGTGCTGGGTCATTGAGGCGCGCCTTTGGTCTGAAGCTCCTCGAGGTACTGCTCTTCGACATCATCGTAAGGGACGCCAAGCATGTTGTTTTTCATATACTGCGGAAACCAGTAGTCGTTTTTGCTACGCGCAATCGCGTCGCCTTCCTGTTTCATCGTCGGTTCGAGATTGCAGCGCTCCATACGTTGCTCCTCGGATTGGTTACGGTCTTGCAAAATGCTGCGATACGGTTCGAACAAAAAGAAATCCGGGCCAATACGCCACATCAGCACGACGAACTGGATTTGGTAGATCGGATCCGAAAAACCAAAATGCTCGGAGTAGCGACGGCCCCAGCGTGTCATTTCGGCGGCCTGTGGTGATGGCGCCATGCCAGCAAAGCTAGGCAGATGTTTGGGAATTATTTCTTTCGTAAAATAATCGACGAAATCGTCGTCATCTTGGAGCATCGCATTCATCTGCTTCGGGTCGAACTTGATGATCATTGTGCTATCCTTTAGAACTCATCGTCTGTGCCTTTCGCATCGTGTATAGATGCGAGCGAAATTACCTCACGATGAAGCGTACCCGCATTCGCCGTGAATTTCAGAAGCTCATCGGGCCTGAGATCATGCTCGCAAAACCAAGCGTCAACACCTTTGAAAAAGGCCCCGTTCTGTTCAGGCGTAAAGATCGGAAGATATTGCCTTAGCGTACGAGGATCGTAAAAACGGAAGAAGTGTACGGTACCCCCCTCATCCTCAATAACGGTGAACTTGCGCAAGTGGCGCACAACATCGGCCAGTTGAAGTGGCGACCGCAAGAAAATTGACCATCGCTTTCCAAAACCATTGTCTATTAGCCAGTCGAGAACGCTTTCATCTGGTGCGATGCCGACAACCCAAGCGGTGTCGTCGCCAAATTCCTCCAGTGCCTGGCCGCGATAGAGAGTATTTCAAGAACGCATCCTTCAGCCGCTAGAACACCTACAAT is a window of Agrobacterium vaccinii DNA encoding:
- a CDS encoding SMI1/KNR4 family protein → MMPDLNQAIKFLQDNCDFQVVPNTTWDTGNFNRFSELTGLTIPSDLADVLRKYGHCGTECNDSFLVQYDDGSRSVHDVQVLVSDFDNIVSLHETFISGSAWPDQFTLPMVFFGSADAGHSYLLMDGKDPDNGAVYFWERGTDPFGTGNNAKGVVKVADSLPEFFKNLTAAENL